In Gossypium arboreum isolate Shixiya-1 chromosome 6, ASM2569848v2, whole genome shotgun sequence, the following are encoded in one genomic region:
- the LOC128293803 gene encoding uncharacterized protein LOC128293803, with product MLPINYESWHNMPNSNKNQALSNIKDRFALEVSDAYIKKALGKKWRDNKSILKKKYFKKPISLEEKLQNVPPGMLRYQWEDAVRFWNSKKGEDRERVGTSSRQKQKFTHTAGSKSFACVAQAEEASSGQKVRRLQLLTLRMRKKMELRCHPKFEIMVLARNLVVTRAGVDSRVDFGGKVTVLMASIGELDRRSLNLPDLLRREGKELGLKTLADNFRFLGLCCLGLV from the exons atgttgcccatcaactacgaatcatggcataacatgcctaatagcaataaaaatcaagctctctctaatattaag gataggtttgctttagaggtctctgatgcctatatcaagaaggcattgggtaaaaaatggagagacaataaaagcattttaaaaaaaaaatattttaaaaaacccataagcctcgaagaaaaattgcaaaatgtcccaccgggaatgctgaggtaccaatgggaagatgcagttcgattttggaattcgaagaaaggagag gaccgtgagcgagttggaacaagcagcaggcaaaaacaaaaatttacgcacacggcagggtcgaaaagttttgcttgtgtagctcagGCCGAG gaagcctcgtctggtcaaaaagttAGACGCCTTCAACTTTTGACATTACGCATGAGAAAAAAGATGGAACTCCGATGTCATCCGAAAtttgaaattatg GTACTTGCAAGAAATCTGGTGGTGACGAGGGCTGGTGTAGATTCGCGCGTTGATTTCGGAGGTAAAGTCACAGTGCTGATGGCCTCGATTGGGGAGCTGGACAGACGCTCCCTGAACCTTCCAGACCTGTTGCGGCGCGAGGGGAAAGAGCTagggttgaaaaccctagctgatAATTTTAGGTTTTTGGGCCTCTGTTGTTTGGGTCTAGTTTAG